The following DNA comes from Thermococcus piezophilus.
CGGGGGCGGCACCGGTGCCGGTTCCACCACCGAGACCGCATGTTATAAAGACCATGTCAGCACCTTCGAGAGCATCGCGGATTTCCCTCTCGCTCTCCTTAGCAGCCTCCTCTCCCATCTTGGGGTTGTTTCCTGCGCCGAGACCACGGGTAAGTTCCTTACCGATGAGTATCTTTTTGTGAGCTCTAACCTTGAGGAGATCCTGAGCATCAGTGTTGATGGCAATAACCTTCGCACCCTGGATACCGACCTGCATCATCCTGTTTATAGTGTTGCAGCCGGCACCACCGACACCAACGACATAAATCTTGGCCTGTATCTGCTCTAGAATCCTCCTAAGTTCCTCATCTATGTCAGTCTGCGGAGCCTGGGCCTCCGGAACCTTGTTAAGGTCGGAGGAGGTTCTTTCGATAGCGTCTTCAATCAGCTTCAGCATCTTTTTACCCTCCGGGCAATTTAACATCTGTTTCACTTTGTAGGCAGGTAGTATATAAATTTAGCTAAGGCCGGTGCTGATTTTAAAATCCCGCTTAACATCTTTAAAGATTTCGATTATCAGTCCCGTATGAACTCCAAGCCGAGCTCCTCAGCTAGAGTTTTCGCCGTCTGTCTTGTCTCACCCTTACTGCCCTTCCAATCGACGTATATGGCGTCCACCCCACAGTCCGTTCTCTCAATGGCCTTGAGGAGGAGTTCCTTCTTGAGAGGGTGGGTGTACTTCGGGGCTATGTGACCGAAAGCCAGGTCCGTTTCGAGTGCTCTCTTCGTCTGCTTCGGCGCGTAGTGGCCTCCTCCGATTCCAATGGCAACTGGGAATTTTGAGTTCTCGTAGTTCTCCAGCACGGATATTATTGTCTCCGCCGATATCTCCCCCGCCCTGTCGTTCACCCACTCCTCCTCGCTCGAGCCTATTTCGATGAACAGACTCGGGACGTTCAGCTCGCTCGGGCCGTGGTGGGTCGCCTCGTAGCAGACGGTCCAGTCTAAATCGTTGAGTTCGTTCATCGTGAGGAGTGCAAGCTTCATTGCGTTCGGCTGTGCTATAGCTAGGCTCTCGTCCTTTCCGCCGTACATTGCGTTGCCCCAGTTACCGGTCACGTGAGTGGTGAGTGCAGGTAGCTTCTGCTTGCTGGCGTGTCTCGAGGCAAAGACGATTATCTCGGGCGTGGAGCCTAGTTGCTCCTCTATTGTTCCATCAAGGTTGTCGTAGTAGATCATCTCGTTGTTGGTCGTCAGGATTAGTATATCGCCCTTTGAGTAGACTGGATTTCCGTCGAAGCTTTTCTCCGTTTCTTTGAAGCCGAAGTTCTCCACCAGTTTTTCCATTATATTCATGGAAGCTAGGTCTATCTTCGTCGTCATTATGACCTTCATTTTTCAACCCCCTTGATGCTTGGCTTTGGAATTAAAAGGTTTTGTCCAGGTTTGAACTTCTACTTTTGTCCACTAGATTTCGATGGTGCTGTGTTCTATTCTCCAATCTCACATAAAGATTTACGAAAAAGTAACACAAACTATATAACCGCAAATGTACTTCAATATCCTAATATGGTCGTTCAGACCATATACTCACAATTAGGTTTGGAGGCGTGAAAGGCATGAAAAGGTTTATATCGATTGGCCTTGTGGTCGTTTTGCTTTTTGCAGTGGTTATGGCGGGCTGTATCAGCAGCACTGAAACCGGAACATACTCCATAACTATATACACTGGTTCAACCTCCGGTGTTTACTATCCGCTCGGCTCAACCTACGCCAATATCCTCCAGAAGTATGGCAAGGATGAAACTGGAATCAAAATTGACGCGAAGGCCGTTACCAGCGGTGCGAGTGTCTCCAACGCCCAGGCCATCGGTGACGGAAGGGCTCAGGCTGCCATCATGCAGAACGATGTCGCTTACTATGCCTACAATGGAGTTATACTCGACGCG
Coding sequences within:
- a CDS encoding D-aminoacyl-tRNA deacylase, translated to MKVIMTTKIDLASMNIMEKLVENFGFKETEKSFDGNPVYSKGDILILTTNNEMIYYDNLDGTIEEQLGSTPEIIVFASRHASKQKLPALTTHVTGNWGNAMYGGKDESLAIAQPNAMKLALLTMNELNDLDWTVCYEATHHGPSELNVPSLFIEIGSSEEEWVNDRAGEISAETIISVLENYENSKFPVAIGIGGGHYAPKQTKRALETDLAFGHIAPKYTHPLKKELLLKAIERTDCGVDAIYVDWKGSKGETRQTAKTLAEELGLEFIRD